In one Bradyrhizobium cosmicum genomic region, the following are encoded:
- the nifA gene encoding nif-specific transcriptional activator NifA, which produces MLQSTSAVARENVERAAPLVPINEIALTGIFEISKILTAPTRLETTLASVVNLLQSFLQMRHGVVALLADDGVPDLAVGAGWSEGTDERYRSRLPQRAVDQIVATAMPLVAENIAAHPAFSPADMEVLGASEATRVSFIGVPIRIDARVVGTLTIDRIWDERSVFRLDSDVRLLTMIANLVGQTVKLHRVVAQDRERLMHESYRLQKELSELKPQRDRKKVHVEGIIGDSPALRGLLEKIAIVAKSNSTVLLRGESGTGKELIAKAIHELSPRAKRPFIKINCAALPESVLESELFGHEKGAFTGALNARKGRFELADRGTLFLDEIGEISASFQAKLLRVLQEQEFERVGGNQTIKVDVRVIAATNRNLEEAVARNEFRADLYYRISVVPMILPPLRERRSDIPLLAGEFLKNFNVENGRELTFGSHAVEVLMNCGFPGNVRELENCVQRTATLAPGREIVRSDFACSHGQCLSAILWNGGSDLPAQRSLPIVPLSTIRSAPPTGSSAIAPSPATVEPVARSAPETSGVAKLADRDRVLAAMEKSGWVQAKAARLLGLTPRQIGYALKKYDIEVKRL; this is translated from the coding sequence ATGCTGCAATCCACTTCTGCAGTCGCGCGTGAGAACGTTGAGCGCGCGGCGCCGCTCGTGCCGATCAATGAGATCGCGCTCACCGGCATCTTCGAGATCTCCAAGATATTGACTGCGCCGACGCGATTGGAGACGACGCTCGCCAGCGTCGTGAATCTCCTGCAGTCGTTCCTTCAGATGCGTCACGGCGTCGTGGCGCTGCTCGCGGACGACGGAGTTCCGGACCTTGCCGTCGGCGCGGGCTGGAGCGAAGGGACCGACGAGCGCTACCGGAGCCGTCTACCGCAGAGGGCGGTGGACCAGATCGTGGCGACCGCCATGCCGCTGGTTGCGGAAAACATCGCGGCCCATCCTGCCTTTAGCCCAGCCGACATGGAGGTGCTCGGAGCCTCCGAAGCAACGCGCGTCTCGTTCATTGGTGTTCCGATTCGTATTGACGCCAGGGTCGTCGGTACGTTGACGATCGACCGGATCTGGGACGAGCGGTCGGTGTTTCGGCTCGACTCGGACGTCCGGTTGTTGACCATGATCGCCAATTTGGTCGGGCAGACTGTGAAGCTGCACCGCGTCGTGGCGCAGGACCGTGAGCGGCTGATGCATGAAAGCTATCGGCTGCAAAAGGAGCTATCCGAGCTCAAGCCGCAGCGGGACCGTAAGAAAGTCCACGTGGAAGGTATCATCGGCGACAGCCCGGCATTGCGCGGACTGCTGGAGAAGATTGCCATCGTCGCGAAATCGAATTCGACGGTGCTGTTGCGCGGCGAGTCCGGAACCGGCAAGGAGCTGATCGCCAAAGCCATTCACGAATTGTCGCCGCGGGCCAAGCGGCCGTTCATCAAGATCAATTGTGCGGCGCTGCCGGAATCGGTGCTGGAGTCGGAATTGTTCGGCCACGAGAAGGGCGCGTTTACCGGTGCGCTCAATGCCCGCAAGGGGCGGTTTGAGCTCGCCGACAGGGGCACGTTGTTCCTGGACGAGATCGGCGAGATTTCCGCCTCGTTCCAGGCCAAGCTCCTCCGTGTGCTGCAGGAGCAGGAGTTCGAGCGTGTCGGCGGGAACCAGACCATCAAGGTTGACGTCCGCGTCATTGCCGCCACCAACCGCAATCTGGAAGAAGCGGTCGCGCGTAACGAATTTCGCGCCGATCTCTACTATCGCATCAGCGTGGTGCCGATGATATTGCCTCCGCTGCGAGAGCGGCGCAGCGATATCCCGCTGTTGGCGGGCGAGTTCCTGAAGAACTTCAACGTCGAAAACGGCCGGGAGCTGACTTTCGGTTCGCATGCCGTTGAAGTCCTGATGAATTGCGGCTTCCCGGGCAATGTGCGCGAGCTGGAGAATTGCGTGCAGCGGACAGCGACGCTGGCGCCGGGACGCGAAATCGTCAGGAGCGATTTTGCCTGCTCCCACGGCCAGTGCCTGTCGGCGATCTTGTGGAATGGCGGATCGGACCTGCCGGCGCAGCGCTCCCTGCCGATCGTGCCGCTATCGACGATACGGTCCGCGCCACCAACAGGGTCCAGCGCGATTGCGCCATCGCCGGCAACCGTCGAGCCTGTCGCGCGCTCGGCGCCTGAGACGTCCGGTGTCGCCAAACTGGCCGACCGCGATCGTGTCCTTGCGGCGATGGAAAAGTCTGGCTGGGTCCAGGCGAAAGCGGCGCGTCTGCTCGGCTTGACGCCGAGGCAGATCGGTTACGC
- a CDS encoding SDR family NAD(P)-dependent oxidoreductase: protein MSLDTLNRDDVSVLPDAALCPFHGDKSRAQHRERKTIVLTGASRGIGHATGKLFSDAGWRIITCSRQPFDGGRCPWDSGADNHVQVELSDHRALPRAIALIKERLNGAPLHALINNAGISPKAADGRRLTSLTTPVETWMDVFHVNLLAPILLAQGLLDELKLGSGAIVNVTSIVGSRVHPFAGTAYATSKAALACLTREMAHDYAPHGIRVNAIAPGEIKTDILSPETEALLAPIIPMHRVGTPDEVAKVIFFLCSEAASYVTGAEVPINGGQHV, encoded by the coding sequence TTGTCCCTCGATACATTGAATCGCGACGATGTTTCCGTTCTGCCGGATGCTGCGCTCTGCCCATTCCACGGCGACAAGTCGCGCGCGCAGCACCGAGAAAGAAAGACCATCGTGTTGACCGGAGCCTCGCGCGGCATTGGTCATGCCACGGGAAAGCTGTTCTCGGACGCAGGCTGGCGCATCATTACGTGTTCTCGCCAACCGTTCGATGGCGGCCGATGCCCTTGGGATTCGGGGGCTGACAATCATGTTCAGGTCGAGCTGAGCGATCACCGCGCGTTGCCGCGGGCGATCGCCTTGATCAAGGAACGATTGAATGGCGCGCCACTGCATGCACTGATCAACAACGCGGGGATTTCACCAAAGGCGGCTGACGGCCGCCGGCTGACCTCGCTGACGACACCGGTCGAGACGTGGATGGACGTATTTCACGTCAATCTGCTGGCACCGATCCTGCTCGCCCAGGGTTTGCTCGACGAGCTCAAGCTGGGCTCCGGCGCGATCGTCAACGTCACCTCGATTGTCGGCTCCCGCGTGCACCCGTTCGCCGGTACGGCCTATGCAACGTCAAAGGCTGCGCTTGCCTGCCTGACACGTGAAATGGCGCACGACTACGCGCCCCATGGAATTCGCGTCAATGCGATCGCGCCGGGCGAGATCAAGACCGATATCCTGTCCCCGGAGACCGAGGCACTGCTCGCACCGATCATACCGATGCACCGCGTTGGCACGCCCGACGAAGTTGCGAAGGTGATTTTCTTCCTATGCTCGGAGGCGGCGAGCTACGTCACAGGTGCCGAAGTACCGATCAATGGCGGCCAGCATGTCTGA